In one window of Phyllopteryx taeniolatus isolate TA_2022b chromosome 23, UOR_Ptae_1.2, whole genome shotgun sequence DNA:
- the tec gene encoding tyrosine-protein kinase Tec isoform X2 encodes MNAEPLLEEKLIKRSQQKRRTSPLNYKERLFVLTKSNLSYYDGKAESRSCRPQKKFQRGSIELSRIRCVEVVKDEGGLNPCQNKFPFQVVHNTNTLYVFTPSHDSRTAWVQRIKEEIRDNREILTKFHPRFRWEGEWLCCRQAEKQAPGCEEYNLFGDASRKPLPPIPAEEGAHGRHPRPLPPEARDHGEDAVVALYDFPGREPHDLRLVKGGEYVIVERCDVNWYKARNPDGEEGYIPSNYVTEKKSGNLAQFAWYSKHVNRNKAEELLRKEDKEGTFIVRESSTRGTYTVSLYTKNGGGTIKHYLIKETKGSPEQFYLAEKHVFCSIAELIAYHRHNAAGLVARLRYPVGKQDRSAPSTAGFSYKKWEINPGDLTFMKELGSGQAGVVRLAMWRAQHKVAVKAIKPGAMHEEDFVEEAEVMMKLSHPKLVQLYGVCSQQRPIYIVTEFMERGCLLDFLRSRRGGFGAVSLLSVCLDVCEGMRHLESSGFIHRDLGARNCLVNDSLTVKVSDFGMARYVLDDQYTSSLGSKFPVKWSPPEVFNFCRYSSKSDVWSYGVLMWEAFTEGRMPFEQRDNREVVTSVTKGHRLSRPTLATATVYDIMRLCWKEVSPPDTQHGRPGTHERRFSSAETRGPSVLLSALPHDLRRPGGRRRARRLRGRPLPAQELRPF; translated from the exons ATGAACGCTGAGCCGCTGTTGGAGGAGAAGCTGATCAAGCGATCGCAGCAGAAGAGGAGGACGTCTCCGCTCAACTACAAGGAGAGGTTGTTCGTGCTGACCAAGAGCAACCTGAGCTACTACGACGGCAAGGCGGAG tcACGTTCTTGTCGTCCGCAGAAAAAGTTCCAGAGGGGCTCCATCGAGCTGAGTCGCATTCGATGCGTGGAGGTGGTCAAGGATGAGGGCGGCCTCAATCCCTGCCAGAACAAATTCCCTTTCCAG GTGGTGCACAACACCAACACGCTGTACGTGTTTACGCCGAGCCACGACAGCAGGACTGCATGGGTCCAGCGGATCAAAGAGG aGATCCGAGACAACCGGGAGATCCTGACCAAGTTCCACCCGCGGTTCCGGTGGGAGGGCGAGTGGCTGTGCTGCCGTCAGGCGGAGAAGCAGGCCCCCGGCTGCGAGGAGTACAACCTGTTTGGGGACG CTTCCAGGAAACCGCTTCCGCCGATTCCTGCTGAGGAAGGAGCACACGGGAGG CACCCGCGACCGCTCCCTCCCGAGGCGCGCGACCACGGCGAGGACGCGGTGGTGGCGCTGTACGACTTCCCGGGCAGAGAGCCGCACGACCTGAGGCTGGTCAAAGGGGGCGAATACGTCATCGTGGAGCGTTGCGACGTCAACTGGTACAAAGCGCGCAACCCGGACGG GGAGGAAGGCTACATCCCGAGTAACTACGTCACCGAGAAGAAATCCGGGAACCTGGCGCAGTTTGC CTGGTACAGCAAACACGTCAACAGGAACAAGGCGGAGGAGCTCCTGCGGAAAGAG GACAAAGAAGGCACCTTCATTGTCAGAGAGTCCAGCACCAGGGGAACCTACACCGTGTCGCTCTACACTAA GAACGGAGGCGGGACCATCAAACATTACCTCATCAAGGAGACAAAAGGCTCGCCCGAACAGTTTTACCTGGCGGAGAAACACGTGTTCTGTTCCATCGCCGAGCTCATCGCGTACCATCGACACAACGCGGCAG GGCTCGTCGCCAGATTAAGGTATCCCGTCGGGAAACAGGACAGGTCCGCTCCCTCCACGGCCGGCTTCAGCTACA agaagtgggagatcaacccCGGCGACCTGACCTTCATGAAAGAGCTCGGCAGCGGTCAGGCGGGGGTGGTGCGGCTCGCCATGTGGAGGGCGCAGCACAAAGTTGCCGTCAAGGCCATCAAACCGGGAGCCATGCACGAGGAGGACTTCGTCGAGGAGGCCGAGGTCATGAT GAAGTTGTCCCATCCCAAGCTGGTGCAGCTGTACGGCGTGTGCAGCCAGCAGCGGCCCATCTACATCGTCACGGAGTTCATGGAGCGCGGCTGCCTGCTGGACTTCCTGCGGAGTCGGCGGGGCGGCTTCGGCGCCGTCTCGCTGCTGAGCGTCTGCCTGGACGTGTGCGAGGGCATGCGGCACTTGGAGAGCAGCGGCTTCATTCACAGAGACCTGGGAGCCAGGAACTGCCTGGTGAACGACTCCCTGACGGTCAAGGTGTCCGACTTCGGCATGGCCAG GTACGTTTTGGACGACCAGTACACCTCGTCGTTAGGTTCCAAGTTCCCGGTGAAGTGGTCCCCCCCGGAGGTCTTCAACTTCTGCAGATACAGCAGCAAGTCCGACGTCTGGTCCTACG GCGTGCTGATGTGGGAGGCCTTCACCGAAGGCCGCATGCCATTCGAGCAGCGCGACAACCGTGAGGTTGTCACCTCGGTAACAAAGGGTCACCGCCTGTCGAGGCCCACGCTCGCCACAGCGACCGTCTACGACATCATGCGGCTGTGCTGGAAGGAGGTCAGCCCACCCGACACGCAACACGGTCGTCCGGGCACACACGAACGACGCTTCTCGTCCGCAGAGACCCGAGGACCGTCCGTCCTTCTCTCAGCTCTGCCTCATGATCTCCGACGTCCTGGAGGGCGACGTCGCGCACGCCGTCTGAGAGGCCGGCCGCTCCCCGCCCAAGAACTCCGTCCCTTTTGA
- the tec gene encoding tyrosine-protein kinase Tec isoform X1, which yields MNAEPLLEEKLIKRSQQKRRTSPLNYKERLFVLTKSNLSYYDGKAEKKFQRGSIELSRIRCVEVVKDEGGLNPCQNKFPFQVVHNTNTLYVFTPSHDSRTAWVQRIKEEIRDNREILTKFHPRFRWEGEWLCCRQAEKQAPGCEEYNLFGDASRKPLPPIPAEEGAHGRHPRPLPPEARDHGEDAVVALYDFPGREPHDLRLVKGGEYVIVERCDVNWYKARNPDGEEGYIPSNYVTEKKSGNLAQFAWYSKHVNRNKAEELLRKEDKEGTFIVRESSTRGTYTVSLYTKNGGGTIKHYLIKETKGSPEQFYLAEKHVFCSIAELIAYHRHNAAGLVARLRYPVGKQDRSAPSTAGFSYKKWEINPGDLTFMKELGSGQAGVVRLAMWRAQHKVAVKAIKPGAMHEEDFVEEAEVMMKLSHPKLVQLYGVCSQQRPIYIVTEFMERGCLLDFLRSRRGGFGAVSLLSVCLDVCEGMRHLESSGFIHRDLGARNCLVNDSLTVKVSDFGMARYVLDDQYTSSLGSKFPVKWSPPEVFNFCRYSSKSDVWSYGVLMWEAFTEGRMPFEQRDNREVVTSVTKGHRLSRPTLATATVYDIMRLCWKEVSPPDTQHGRPGTHERRFSSAETRGPSVLLSALPHDLRRPGGRRRARRLRGRPLPAQELRPF from the exons ATGAACGCTGAGCCGCTGTTGGAGGAGAAGCTGATCAAGCGATCGCAGCAGAAGAGGAGGACGTCTCCGCTCAACTACAAGGAGAGGTTGTTCGTGCTGACCAAGAGCAACCTGAGCTACTACGACGGCAAGGCGGAG AAAAAGTTCCAGAGGGGCTCCATCGAGCTGAGTCGCATTCGATGCGTGGAGGTGGTCAAGGATGAGGGCGGCCTCAATCCCTGCCAGAACAAATTCCCTTTCCAG GTGGTGCACAACACCAACACGCTGTACGTGTTTACGCCGAGCCACGACAGCAGGACTGCATGGGTCCAGCGGATCAAAGAGG aGATCCGAGACAACCGGGAGATCCTGACCAAGTTCCACCCGCGGTTCCGGTGGGAGGGCGAGTGGCTGTGCTGCCGTCAGGCGGAGAAGCAGGCCCCCGGCTGCGAGGAGTACAACCTGTTTGGGGACG CTTCCAGGAAACCGCTTCCGCCGATTCCTGCTGAGGAAGGAGCACACGGGAGG CACCCGCGACCGCTCCCTCCCGAGGCGCGCGACCACGGCGAGGACGCGGTGGTGGCGCTGTACGACTTCCCGGGCAGAGAGCCGCACGACCTGAGGCTGGTCAAAGGGGGCGAATACGTCATCGTGGAGCGTTGCGACGTCAACTGGTACAAAGCGCGCAACCCGGACGG GGAGGAAGGCTACATCCCGAGTAACTACGTCACCGAGAAGAAATCCGGGAACCTGGCGCAGTTTGC CTGGTACAGCAAACACGTCAACAGGAACAAGGCGGAGGAGCTCCTGCGGAAAGAG GACAAAGAAGGCACCTTCATTGTCAGAGAGTCCAGCACCAGGGGAACCTACACCGTGTCGCTCTACACTAA GAACGGAGGCGGGACCATCAAACATTACCTCATCAAGGAGACAAAAGGCTCGCCCGAACAGTTTTACCTGGCGGAGAAACACGTGTTCTGTTCCATCGCCGAGCTCATCGCGTACCATCGACACAACGCGGCAG GGCTCGTCGCCAGATTAAGGTATCCCGTCGGGAAACAGGACAGGTCCGCTCCCTCCACGGCCGGCTTCAGCTACA agaagtgggagatcaacccCGGCGACCTGACCTTCATGAAAGAGCTCGGCAGCGGTCAGGCGGGGGTGGTGCGGCTCGCCATGTGGAGGGCGCAGCACAAAGTTGCCGTCAAGGCCATCAAACCGGGAGCCATGCACGAGGAGGACTTCGTCGAGGAGGCCGAGGTCATGAT GAAGTTGTCCCATCCCAAGCTGGTGCAGCTGTACGGCGTGTGCAGCCAGCAGCGGCCCATCTACATCGTCACGGAGTTCATGGAGCGCGGCTGCCTGCTGGACTTCCTGCGGAGTCGGCGGGGCGGCTTCGGCGCCGTCTCGCTGCTGAGCGTCTGCCTGGACGTGTGCGAGGGCATGCGGCACTTGGAGAGCAGCGGCTTCATTCACAGAGACCTGGGAGCCAGGAACTGCCTGGTGAACGACTCCCTGACGGTCAAGGTGTCCGACTTCGGCATGGCCAG GTACGTTTTGGACGACCAGTACACCTCGTCGTTAGGTTCCAAGTTCCCGGTGAAGTGGTCCCCCCCGGAGGTCTTCAACTTCTGCAGATACAGCAGCAAGTCCGACGTCTGGTCCTACG GCGTGCTGATGTGGGAGGCCTTCACCGAAGGCCGCATGCCATTCGAGCAGCGCGACAACCGTGAGGTTGTCACCTCGGTAACAAAGGGTCACCGCCTGTCGAGGCCCACGCTCGCCACAGCGACCGTCTACGACATCATGCGGCTGTGCTGGAAGGAGGTCAGCCCACCCGACACGCAACACGGTCGTCCGGGCACACACGAACGACGCTTCTCGTCCGCAGAGACCCGAGGACCGTCCGTCCTTCTCTCAGCTCTGCCTCATGATCTCCGACGTCCTGGAGGGCGACGTCGCGCACGCCGTCTGAGAGGCCGGCCGCTCCCCGCCCAAGAACTCCGTCCCTTTTGA
- the tec gene encoding tyrosine-protein kinase Tec isoform X4: MNAEPLLEEKLIKRSQQKRRTSPLNYKERLFVLTKSNLSYYDGKAEKKFQRGSIELSRIRCVEVVKDEGGLNPCQNKFPFQVVHNTNTLYVFTPSHDSRTAWVQRIKEEIRDNREILTKFHPRFRWEGEWLCCRQAEKQAPGCEEYNLFGDASRKPLPPIPAEEGAHGRHPRPLPPEARDHGEDAVVALYDFPGREPHDLRLVKGGEYVIVERCDVNWYKARNPDGEEGYIPSNYVTEKKSGNLAQFAWYSKHVNRNKAEELLRKEDKEGTFIVRESSTRGTYTVSLYTKNGGGTIKHYLIKETKGSPEQFYLAEKHVFCSIAELIAYHRHNAAGLVARLRYPVGKQDRSAPSTAGFSYKKWEINPGDLTFMKELGSGQAGVVRLAMWRAQHKVAVKAIKPGAMHEEDFVEEAEVMMKLSHPKLVQLYGVCSQQRPIYIVTEFMERGCLLDFLRSRRGGFGAVSLLSVCLDVCEGMRHLESSGFIHRDLGARNCLVNDSLTVKVSDFGMARFQVPGEVVPPGGLQLLQIQQQVRRLVLRRADVGGLHRRPHAIRAARQP, encoded by the exons ATGAACGCTGAGCCGCTGTTGGAGGAGAAGCTGATCAAGCGATCGCAGCAGAAGAGGAGGACGTCTCCGCTCAACTACAAGGAGAGGTTGTTCGTGCTGACCAAGAGCAACCTGAGCTACTACGACGGCAAGGCGGAG AAAAAGTTCCAGAGGGGCTCCATCGAGCTGAGTCGCATTCGATGCGTGGAGGTGGTCAAGGATGAGGGCGGCCTCAATCCCTGCCAGAACAAATTCCCTTTCCAG GTGGTGCACAACACCAACACGCTGTACGTGTTTACGCCGAGCCACGACAGCAGGACTGCATGGGTCCAGCGGATCAAAGAGG aGATCCGAGACAACCGGGAGATCCTGACCAAGTTCCACCCGCGGTTCCGGTGGGAGGGCGAGTGGCTGTGCTGCCGTCAGGCGGAGAAGCAGGCCCCCGGCTGCGAGGAGTACAACCTGTTTGGGGACG CTTCCAGGAAACCGCTTCCGCCGATTCCTGCTGAGGAAGGAGCACACGGGAGG CACCCGCGACCGCTCCCTCCCGAGGCGCGCGACCACGGCGAGGACGCGGTGGTGGCGCTGTACGACTTCCCGGGCAGAGAGCCGCACGACCTGAGGCTGGTCAAAGGGGGCGAATACGTCATCGTGGAGCGTTGCGACGTCAACTGGTACAAAGCGCGCAACCCGGACGG GGAGGAAGGCTACATCCCGAGTAACTACGTCACCGAGAAGAAATCCGGGAACCTGGCGCAGTTTGC CTGGTACAGCAAACACGTCAACAGGAACAAGGCGGAGGAGCTCCTGCGGAAAGAG GACAAAGAAGGCACCTTCATTGTCAGAGAGTCCAGCACCAGGGGAACCTACACCGTGTCGCTCTACACTAA GAACGGAGGCGGGACCATCAAACATTACCTCATCAAGGAGACAAAAGGCTCGCCCGAACAGTTTTACCTGGCGGAGAAACACGTGTTCTGTTCCATCGCCGAGCTCATCGCGTACCATCGACACAACGCGGCAG GGCTCGTCGCCAGATTAAGGTATCCCGTCGGGAAACAGGACAGGTCCGCTCCCTCCACGGCCGGCTTCAGCTACA agaagtgggagatcaacccCGGCGACCTGACCTTCATGAAAGAGCTCGGCAGCGGTCAGGCGGGGGTGGTGCGGCTCGCCATGTGGAGGGCGCAGCACAAAGTTGCCGTCAAGGCCATCAAACCGGGAGCCATGCACGAGGAGGACTTCGTCGAGGAGGCCGAGGTCATGAT GAAGTTGTCCCATCCCAAGCTGGTGCAGCTGTACGGCGTGTGCAGCCAGCAGCGGCCCATCTACATCGTCACGGAGTTCATGGAGCGCGGCTGCCTGCTGGACTTCCTGCGGAGTCGGCGGGGCGGCTTCGGCGCCGTCTCGCTGCTGAGCGTCTGCCTGGACGTGTGCGAGGGCATGCGGCACTTGGAGAGCAGCGGCTTCATTCACAGAGACCTGGGAGCCAGGAACTGCCTGGTGAACGACTCCCTGACGGTCAAGGTGTCCGACTTCGGCATGGCCAG GTTCCAAGTTCCCGGTGAAGTGGTCCCCCCCGGAGGTCTTCAACTTCTGCAGATACAGCAGCAAGTCCGACGTCTGGTCCTACG GCGTGCTGATGTGGGAGGCCTTCACCGAAGGCCGCATGCCATTCGAGCAGCGCGACAACCGTGA
- the tec gene encoding tyrosine-protein kinase Tec isoform X3: MNAEPLLEEKLIKRSQQKRRTSPLNYKERLFVLTKSNLSYYDGKAEKKFQRGSIELSRIRCVEVVKDEGGLNPCQNKFPFQVVHNTNTLYVFTPSHDSRTAWVQRIKEEIRDNREILTKFHPRFRWEGEWLCCRQAEKQAPGCEEYNLFGDASRKPLPPIPAEEGAHGRHPRPLPPEARDHGEDAVVALYDFPGREPHDLRLVKGGEYVIVERCDVNWYKARNPDGEEGYIPSNYVTEKKSGNLAQFAWYSKHVNRNKAEELLRKEDKEGTFIVRESSTRGTYTVSLYTKNGGGTIKHYLIKETKGSPEQFYLAEKHVFCSIAELIAYHRHNAAGLVARLRYPVGKQDRSAPSTAGFSYKKWEINPGDLTFMKELGSGQAGVVRLAMWRAQHKVAVKAIKPGAMHEEDFVEEAEVMMKLSHPKLVQLYGVCSQQRPIYIVTEFMERGCLLDFLRSRRGGFGAVSLLSVCLDVCEGMRHLESSGFIHRDLGARNCLVNDSLTVKVSDFGMARYVLDDQYTSSLGSKFPVKWSPPEVFNFCRYSSKSDVWSYGVLMWEAFTEGRMPFEQRDNREVVTSVTKGHRLSRPTLATATVYDIMRLCWKERPEDRPSFSQLCLMISDVLEGDVAHAV, encoded by the exons ATGAACGCTGAGCCGCTGTTGGAGGAGAAGCTGATCAAGCGATCGCAGCAGAAGAGGAGGACGTCTCCGCTCAACTACAAGGAGAGGTTGTTCGTGCTGACCAAGAGCAACCTGAGCTACTACGACGGCAAGGCGGAG AAAAAGTTCCAGAGGGGCTCCATCGAGCTGAGTCGCATTCGATGCGTGGAGGTGGTCAAGGATGAGGGCGGCCTCAATCCCTGCCAGAACAAATTCCCTTTCCAG GTGGTGCACAACACCAACACGCTGTACGTGTTTACGCCGAGCCACGACAGCAGGACTGCATGGGTCCAGCGGATCAAAGAGG aGATCCGAGACAACCGGGAGATCCTGACCAAGTTCCACCCGCGGTTCCGGTGGGAGGGCGAGTGGCTGTGCTGCCGTCAGGCGGAGAAGCAGGCCCCCGGCTGCGAGGAGTACAACCTGTTTGGGGACG CTTCCAGGAAACCGCTTCCGCCGATTCCTGCTGAGGAAGGAGCACACGGGAGG CACCCGCGACCGCTCCCTCCCGAGGCGCGCGACCACGGCGAGGACGCGGTGGTGGCGCTGTACGACTTCCCGGGCAGAGAGCCGCACGACCTGAGGCTGGTCAAAGGGGGCGAATACGTCATCGTGGAGCGTTGCGACGTCAACTGGTACAAAGCGCGCAACCCGGACGG GGAGGAAGGCTACATCCCGAGTAACTACGTCACCGAGAAGAAATCCGGGAACCTGGCGCAGTTTGC CTGGTACAGCAAACACGTCAACAGGAACAAGGCGGAGGAGCTCCTGCGGAAAGAG GACAAAGAAGGCACCTTCATTGTCAGAGAGTCCAGCACCAGGGGAACCTACACCGTGTCGCTCTACACTAA GAACGGAGGCGGGACCATCAAACATTACCTCATCAAGGAGACAAAAGGCTCGCCCGAACAGTTTTACCTGGCGGAGAAACACGTGTTCTGTTCCATCGCCGAGCTCATCGCGTACCATCGACACAACGCGGCAG GGCTCGTCGCCAGATTAAGGTATCCCGTCGGGAAACAGGACAGGTCCGCTCCCTCCACGGCCGGCTTCAGCTACA agaagtgggagatcaacccCGGCGACCTGACCTTCATGAAAGAGCTCGGCAGCGGTCAGGCGGGGGTGGTGCGGCTCGCCATGTGGAGGGCGCAGCACAAAGTTGCCGTCAAGGCCATCAAACCGGGAGCCATGCACGAGGAGGACTTCGTCGAGGAGGCCGAGGTCATGAT GAAGTTGTCCCATCCCAAGCTGGTGCAGCTGTACGGCGTGTGCAGCCAGCAGCGGCCCATCTACATCGTCACGGAGTTCATGGAGCGCGGCTGCCTGCTGGACTTCCTGCGGAGTCGGCGGGGCGGCTTCGGCGCCGTCTCGCTGCTGAGCGTCTGCCTGGACGTGTGCGAGGGCATGCGGCACTTGGAGAGCAGCGGCTTCATTCACAGAGACCTGGGAGCCAGGAACTGCCTGGTGAACGACTCCCTGACGGTCAAGGTGTCCGACTTCGGCATGGCCAG GTACGTTTTGGACGACCAGTACACCTCGTCGTTAGGTTCCAAGTTCCCGGTGAAGTGGTCCCCCCCGGAGGTCTTCAACTTCTGCAGATACAGCAGCAAGTCCGACGTCTGGTCCTACG GCGTGCTGATGTGGGAGGCCTTCACCGAAGGCCGCATGCCATTCGAGCAGCGCGACAACCGTGAGGTTGTCACCTCGGTAACAAAGGGTCACCGCCTGTCGAGGCCCACGCTCGCCACAGCGACCGTCTACGACATCATGCGGCTGTGCTGGAAGGAG AGACCCGAGGACCGTCCGTCCTTCTCTCAGCTCTGCCTCATGATCTCCGACGTCCTGGAGGGCGACGTCGCGCACGCCGTCTGA
- the LOC133472493 gene encoding leukotriene B4 receptor 1-like isoform X1 — protein sequence MAPDNSSVLLKNESIVDSTASTTTGALILSLVFLVGFPGNLFVIWSIAARARKQTITTLLILNLAIADGSLMALTPFFIAYLVMKRWAFGTVMCKVLFYLCLANMYASIYVITLMSLYRLLAVLRPQRISATVGHRTVTWTLALTWALVALASAPALIFRDVRTSADRAICDSYHDEDSHTVIQYTLELVLGFLIPYSIVVVSYICILRRIRQTKFRRRIRSEKLILAIVVTFCVFWLPYHLVNTVQVTWALCPESSVKATLAKIWHRSRAVTSSVAFVSSCANPVLYFFAGKSYIRREGLAFMARLFEAAGLDSVTRKSRQNSQNSRDRDKEADGVTLKDKVQESTSSSAVKAPKHQT from the exons ATGGCGCCAGACAACAGCTCCGTGCTGCTAAAAAACGAGAGCATCGTGGACAGCACGGCCTCCACCACCACGGGCGCGCTTATCCTCAGCCTGGTCTTCCTCGTGGGCTTCCCCGGCAACCTCTTCGTCATCTGGAGCATCGCGGCCCGTGCCCGAAAGCAGACCATCACCACCCTCCTCATCCTCAACCTCGCCATCGCCGACGGTTCGCTGATGGCGCTGACGCCGTTCTTCATCGCCTACTTGGTGATGAAGCGGTGGGCGTTTGGGACCGTCATGTGTAAGGTGCTCTTCTACCTGTGCCTGGCCAACATGTACGCCTCCATCTACGTCATCACCCTCATGAGCCTCTATCGACTGCTGGCCGTACTGCGGCCCCAGCGCATAAGCGCCACGGTGGGCCACAGGACGGTGACGTGGACGCTGGCGCTCACGTGGGCGCTGGTGGCGCTCGCCTCCGCGCCCGCCCTCATCTTCCGGGACGTGAGGACGAGTGCCGACCGCGCCATCTGCGACTCGTACCACGATGAGGACAGTCAC ACGGTCATCCAATACACGCTGGAGCTGGTCTTGGGCTTCCTGATCCCATACAGCATCGTGGTGGTCAGCTACATCTGCATCCTGCGCCGCATCCGCCAGACCAAATTCCGCCGACGCATCCGCAGCGAGAAGCTCATCCTGGCCATCGTGGTGACATTCTGCGTCTTCTGGCTGCCCTACCACCTCGTCAACACGGTGCAG GTCACGTGGGCGCTCTGTCCCGAGAGTTCGGTCAAAGCAAC GCTGGCGAAAATCTGGCACCGGAGCCGCGCGGTCACGTCCTCGGTGGCCTTCGTCAGCAGCTGCGCCAACCCGGTGCTGTACTTCTTCGCGGGCAAGTCCTATATCCGGCGAGAGGGTCTGGCCTTCATGGCCCGCCTGTTCGAGGCGGCCGGTCTGGACTCGGTCACCAGGAAGAGTCGTCAGAATAGCCAGAACAGCCGCGACAGGGACAAGGAGGCGGACGGCGTCACGCTGAAGGACAAAGTTCAGGAGTCCACCTCGAGCTCCGCCGTCAAAGCGCCGAAGCATCAGACGTGA
- the LOC133472493 gene encoding leukotriene B4 receptor 1-like isoform X2: MAPDNSSVLLKNESIVDSTASTTTGALILSLVFLVGFPGNLFVIWSIAARARKQTITTLLILNLAIADGSLMALTPFFIAYLVMKRWAFGTVMCKVLFYLCLANMYASIYVITLMSLYRLLAVLRPQRISATVGHRTVTWTLALTWALVALASAPALIFRDVRTSADRAICDSYHDEDSHTVIQYTLELVLGFLIPYSIVVVSYICILRRIRQTKFRRRIRSEKLILAIVVTFCVFWLPYHLVNTVQAGENLAPEPRGHVLGGLRQQLRQPGAVLLRGQVLYPARGSGLHGPPVRGGRSGLGHQEESSE; this comes from the exons ATGGCGCCAGACAACAGCTCCGTGCTGCTAAAAAACGAGAGCATCGTGGACAGCACGGCCTCCACCACCACGGGCGCGCTTATCCTCAGCCTGGTCTTCCTCGTGGGCTTCCCCGGCAACCTCTTCGTCATCTGGAGCATCGCGGCCCGTGCCCGAAAGCAGACCATCACCACCCTCCTCATCCTCAACCTCGCCATCGCCGACGGTTCGCTGATGGCGCTGACGCCGTTCTTCATCGCCTACTTGGTGATGAAGCGGTGGGCGTTTGGGACCGTCATGTGTAAGGTGCTCTTCTACCTGTGCCTGGCCAACATGTACGCCTCCATCTACGTCATCACCCTCATGAGCCTCTATCGACTGCTGGCCGTACTGCGGCCCCAGCGCATAAGCGCCACGGTGGGCCACAGGACGGTGACGTGGACGCTGGCGCTCACGTGGGCGCTGGTGGCGCTCGCCTCCGCGCCCGCCCTCATCTTCCGGGACGTGAGGACGAGTGCCGACCGCGCCATCTGCGACTCGTACCACGATGAGGACAGTCAC ACGGTCATCCAATACACGCTGGAGCTGGTCTTGGGCTTCCTGATCCCATACAGCATCGTGGTGGTCAGCTACATCTGCATCCTGCGCCGCATCCGCCAGACCAAATTCCGCCGACGCATCCGCAGCGAGAAGCTCATCCTGGCCATCGTGGTGACATTCTGCGTCTTCTGGCTGCCCTACCACCTCGTCAACACGGTGCAG GCTGGCGAAAATCTGGCACCGGAGCCGCGCGGTCACGTCCTCGGTGGCCTTCGTCAGCAGCTGCGCCAACCCGGTGCTGTACTTCTTCGCGGGCAAGTCCTATATCCGGCGAGAGGGTCTGGCCTTCATGGCCCGCCTGTTCGAGGCGGCCGGTCTGGACTCGGTCACCAGGAAGAGTCGTCAGAATAG